CCACGGACGCCCCGGCCCGGACGCCGCTCGCCCACCTGCCCACGCCGGCGGTCGCGGCCGACCGCCTCGGCGCCGCGCTCGGTCTGCCCGCCGGCGCCCTCTGGATCAAGCACGACGACCTCACCGGCGTCGCCGGGGGCGGCAACAAGGTCCGCAAGCTCGAGCACCTCGCCACCGCGGCCGTCGCCGCCGGCGCCGACACGCTGGTCACGGGTGGCGGCCGCCAGAGCAACCACGCCCGCCTCACCGCGGCGGTCGCCAACCGCCTCGGCCTCGCCGTCACCGTCGTGCTGGCCAGCGCGCCGCCCGACCGGCCGACCGGCAACGTCGTCCTCGACGAGGTGCTGGCGCCCGACATCGTGTGGGCCGGCGACCTCGACTACTACGGGCTGGAGGACGCGATCGCCGCCGAGTCCGAGCGGCTGGTGGGCGCAGGCCGCCGGCCGTACCTCATCCCCGTCGGCGGGGCGTCGGCGGTCGGCGCCCACGGGTACGTCCACGCCGCCGACGAGATCGACACCCAGGTGCCCGACCAGCCACTCGTCGTCGTGGCCGACGGCTCGGGGGGCACCCACGCCGGCCTGGTA
This sequence is a window from Acidimicrobiales bacterium. Protein-coding genes within it:
- a CDS encoding pyridoxal-phosphate dependent enzyme, whose protein sequence is MTTDAPARTPLAHLPTPAVAADRLGAALGLPAGALWIKHDDLTGVAGGGNKVRKLEHLATAAVAAGADTLVTGGGRQSNHARLTAAVANRLGLAVTVVLASAPPDRPTGNVVLDEVLAPDIVWAGDLDYYGLEDAIAAESERLVGAGRRPYLIPVGGASAVGAHGYVHAADEIDTQVPDQPLVVVADGSGGTHAGLVAGFGDHARVLGVDVGTRPDLDEAVPAMAAETAALARRPVPTGAVQVDHDRIGPGYGAPSDACRAALDLAARCEGALLDPVYTGKGMAGLIAAVRDGRIDGSRPTVFLHTGGLPALFSPRYADWVRRRP